A stretch of the Mesorhizobium huakuii genome encodes the following:
- a CDS encoding hydroxypyruvate isomerase family protein: protein MSDTFTLAACVEMLWRDKPMEWRVKRLTEMGFQVGLWNWPEHDLAMLERSGATFSIMNGYLRGRLADDEGAAELLKTAKETAAVGKRLGVARLNLHGTGLGEGGLPVTPCETVTGAMWLKARDTLNRIADLAEAEGVTFTLENLNLPVDHPGVPFGRAQDTLALVSSVNRPGLRLNLDLYHAQIGEGNLIELCRACLPWIGEVQVADVPGRMEPGSGEINYRGIARALKEMGYRGPVGMEAFASGDPDAALQAFREAFTV, encoded by the coding sequence ATGTCCGATACGTTTACGCTCGCGGCTTGCGTCGAAATGCTCTGGCGCGACAAGCCGATGGAATGGCGCGTCAAGCGCCTCACCGAAATGGGTTTTCAGGTCGGCCTCTGGAACTGGCCCGAGCACGATCTCGCAATGCTGGAAAGGTCCGGCGCCACCTTCTCGATCATGAATGGCTATTTGCGCGGCCGGCTTGCCGATGACGAGGGCGCCGCCGAATTGCTCAAGACGGCGAAGGAGACGGCGGCGGTCGGCAAACGCCTCGGCGTCGCGCGGCTCAATCTGCACGGCACCGGGCTCGGCGAAGGCGGCCTGCCGGTCACGCCTTGCGAGACCGTCACCGGCGCCATGTGGCTCAAGGCGCGCGACACGCTGAACCGCATCGCCGACCTTGCCGAGGCGGAAGGCGTGACCTTCACGCTGGAGAATTTGAACCTGCCGGTCGACCATCCCGGCGTGCCGTTCGGGCGCGCGCAAGACACGCTGGCGCTGGTCTCGAGCGTCAACCGGCCTGGCCTGCGCCTCAACCTCGATCTCTACCATGCGCAGATCGGCGAAGGGAATTTGATCGAGCTGTGCCGCGCCTGCTTGCCCTGGATCGGCGAGGTCCAGGTGGCCGACGTGCCCGGACGCATGGAGCCGGGCAGCGGCGAGATCAATTACCGGGGCATCGCCCGTGCCTTGAAGGAGATGGGCTATCGCGGGCCAGTGGGCATGGAGGCGTTTGCCTCCGGCGATCCCGACGCCGCCCTGCAGGCCTTCCGCGAAGCTTTCACTGTCTGA
- a CDS encoding 3-methyl-2-oxobutanoate hydroxymethyltransferase, giving the protein MVTKNSRPTVADIRAMKGRGQKISMLYVTSLEEAAAADAAGVDMLSIEGRFFSPEMREAAGRCFVQVGLPYGPAGNLVTAEDYLKTAYHFMRIGGDCFYCAASLDIQKTLCDNAVPVVAHVGLIPSQCTWTGGFKAVGRTAESARAVWDHVKRLETIGCFGAELEVVPDRIAELITRTTPMIMLGMGAGPHADAQYLFSEDVLGHTSGHRPRHAKTYRNFAAEYERLQRERIAAYREFISDVKTGAYPEPQHVVAITDEELAAFRAPLGL; this is encoded by the coding sequence ATGGTTACCAAGAACAGCCGACCGACCGTCGCCGACATCCGAGCCATGAAGGGCCGCGGACAGAAGATTTCCATGCTTTACGTCACCTCGCTCGAAGAGGCGGCGGCGGCGGACGCGGCCGGCGTCGACATGCTTTCGATCGAGGGCCGCTTCTTCTCGCCCGAAATGCGCGAGGCGGCCGGCCGCTGCTTCGTCCAGGTCGGGCTTCCCTACGGCCCTGCCGGCAATCTGGTCACGGCGGAGGACTATCTGAAAACCGCCTACCACTTCATGCGCATCGGCGGCGATTGCTTCTACTGCGCCGCCTCGCTCGATATCCAGAAGACGCTCTGCGACAACGCCGTGCCGGTCGTCGCCCATGTCGGGCTGATCCCCTCGCAATGCACCTGGACCGGCGGTTTCAAGGCCGTCGGCAGGACGGCCGAGAGCGCGCGTGCCGTGTGGGACCACGTCAAACGTCTCGAGACCATCGGCTGCTTCGGCGCCGAGCTGGAGGTGGTGCCGGACCGGATTGCCGAACTGATCACCAGGACCACGCCGATGATCATGCTTGGCATGGGCGCCGGACCGCATGCCGACGCGCAGTATCTGTTCAGCGAGGACGTGCTCGGCCACACATCAGGCCACAGACCGCGCCACGCCAAGACCTACCGCAACTTCGCCGCCGAGTATGAGCGACTGCAGCGCGAGCGCATCGCCGCCTATCGCGAGTTCATCTCCGACGTGAAGACCGGCGCCTATCCCGAGCCGCAGCACGTGGTCGCCATCACCGACGAGGAGCTTGCGGCGTTCAGGGCTCCGCTTGGCCTCTGA
- a CDS encoding L,D-transpeptidase → MSITEIESYRLSRRGFLNAAALGAASIAVSACATTGPEPVEPPPPTYVEPPLADYASMYAAVSDGGFDLPAIPVDRIDPQFLRQIVPDPTGQKPGTIVVDTTGHFLYLVRPGGQAIRYGVGLGRAGFEWSGDAVVQWKQKWPKWTPPDEMVARQPELKQYSADNGGMPGGLKNPLGARALYLFQGNVDTLYRLHGSPEWKSIGKSVSSGCVRLINQDIIDLYDRVPSKTPVIVTSDASQPQVAAATANHKAIPIDAGVPDGSVLLGPVKAVTNAIF, encoded by the coding sequence ATGTCCATAACCGAAATCGAATCCTATCGCCTGAGCCGTCGCGGCTTCCTCAACGCCGCAGCATTGGGCGCCGCATCGATCGCGGTTTCCGCATGCGCCACCACCGGCCCCGAGCCAGTCGAGCCGCCGCCGCCAACCTATGTCGAGCCGCCTCTTGCCGACTATGCGTCGATGTACGCGGCCGTCAGCGATGGCGGCTTCGACCTGCCGGCCATCCCCGTCGACAGGATCGATCCGCAGTTCCTGCGCCAGATCGTTCCCGACCCGACCGGGCAGAAGCCGGGAACCATCGTCGTCGATACGACAGGCCATTTCCTCTATCTGGTTCGTCCAGGTGGCCAGGCGATCCGCTATGGCGTCGGCCTCGGCCGCGCCGGCTTCGAATGGTCCGGCGACGCCGTCGTGCAGTGGAAGCAGAAATGGCCGAAATGGACGCCGCCGGATGAAATGGTTGCCCGGCAGCCGGAATTGAAGCAGTACAGCGCCGACAATGGCGGCATGCCTGGTGGGCTGAAGAATCCGCTCGGCGCCCGCGCGCTCTATCTCTTCCAGGGCAATGTGGACACGCTTTACCGCCTGCACGGCTCGCCGGAATGGAAGTCGATCGGCAAGTCGGTCTCATCAGGCTGCGTGCGCCTGATCAACCAGGACATCATCGACCTCTACGACCGCGTGCCGTCGAAAACCCCTGTCATCGTGACCAGCGATGCCAGCCAGCCGCAGGTGGCGGCAGCGACGGCGAACCACAAGGCCATCCCGATCGACGCCGGCGTGCCGGACGGATCGGTGCTGCTCGGGCCGGTCAAGGCGGTCACGAACGCGATCTTCTGA
- a CDS encoding haloacid dehalogenase type II — protein MQYAAYVFDAYGTLFDVHAAVRRHADQIGPDGQLLSEIWRAKQLEYSWVRTLMGAYADFWQLTEQALDFALRKVPSADPGLRAKLLEAYWRLDCYPEVPAVLKALKASGARLAILSNGSPEMLEAAVKSAALDQVLDDIYSVDAVRRFKTDPAVYDMVATGWRLYPGAVSFQSSNRWDIAGATKFGFRTVWINRSNQPEEYRDFPPALILPTLEALVPGS, from the coding sequence ATGCAATACGCCGCCTATGTTTTCGACGCCTACGGCACGCTGTTCGACGTGCATGCCGCCGTGCGCCGCCATGCCGACCAGATCGGGCCCGATGGCCAGTTGCTGTCCGAAATCTGGCGCGCCAAACAGCTCGAATATTCCTGGGTGCGCACGCTGATGGGCGCCTATGCGGATTTCTGGCAACTGACCGAACAGGCGCTCGACTTCGCCTTGCGCAAGGTCCCTTCGGCAGATCCGGGTCTCAGAGCAAAATTGCTGGAAGCCTACTGGCGGCTGGATTGCTACCCGGAAGTGCCGGCCGTGCTGAAGGCACTCAAGGCTTCGGGAGCCAGGCTGGCGATCCTTTCCAACGGCTCGCCTGAAATGCTGGAAGCGGCGGTCAAATCCGCAGCGCTCGACCAGGTTCTGGACGACATCTATTCCGTCGATGCGGTGCGGCGTTTCAAGACAGATCCGGCGGTCTACGACATGGTTGCCACCGGCTGGCGGCTCTATCCCGGCGCGGTGTCCTTCCAGTCCTCCAACCGCTGGGACATTGCGGGCGCCACCAAATTCGGCTTCCGCACGGTGTGGATCAACCGCTCCAATCAGCCCGAGGAGTACCGGGACTTCCCGCCGGCCCTGATCCTGCCGACCCTCGAAGCTTTGGTGCCCGGCAGCTAG
- a CDS encoding branched-chain amino acid aminotransferase, whose amino-acid sequence MTLAAAAQSATWTFVDGDWYEGNVAILGPRSHAMWLGTSVFDGARWFEGVAPDLDLHARRVNASAIALGLKPNMPPEQIVGLTWDGLKKFDGETAVYIRPMYWAEHGGYMGVPADPASTRFCLCLYESPMISPTGFSVTVSPFRRPTIETMPTNAKAGCLYPNNGRAILEAKMRGFDNALVLDMLGNVAETGSSNIFLVKDGHVLTPAPNGTFLSGITRSRTMTLLGEYGFKTTEKTLSVRDFLEADEIFSTGNHSKVVPITRIEDRNLQPGPVAKKARELYWDWAHSKSAG is encoded by the coding sequence ATGACACTGGCGGCAGCGGCGCAATCCGCGACATGGACTTTCGTCGACGGCGACTGGTACGAGGGCAATGTCGCCATTCTGGGCCCGCGCAGCCACGCCATGTGGTTGGGCACCAGCGTGTTCGACGGGGCGCGCTGGTTCGAAGGCGTGGCGCCAGACCTCGACCTCCATGCCAGGAGGGTCAACGCCTCGGCGATCGCGCTTGGCCTCAAGCCGAACATGCCGCCCGAACAGATCGTCGGGCTGACCTGGGACGGATTAAAGAAATTCGACGGCGAGACGGCGGTCTATATCAGGCCGATGTACTGGGCCGAGCATGGCGGCTACATGGGCGTGCCGGCCGATCCCGCCTCGACGCGTTTCTGCCTCTGCCTCTATGAATCGCCGATGATCTCGCCGACCGGGTTTTCGGTGACGGTGTCGCCGTTCCGGCGCCCGACCATCGAAACCATGCCGACCAACGCCAAGGCCGGATGCCTCTATCCCAACAATGGCCGTGCCATTCTCGAAGCCAAGATGCGCGGCTTCGACAATGCGCTGGTGCTGGATATGCTGGGCAACGTCGCCGAGACCGGAAGCTCCAACATTTTCCTGGTCAAGGATGGCCACGTGCTGACGCCGGCGCCGAACGGCACCTTCCTGTCCGGCATCACCCGCTCGCGCACGATGACGCTGCTCGGCGAGTACGGCTTCAAGACGACGGAAAAGACGCTGTCTGTTCGCGATTTCCTCGAAGCGGACGAGATTTTCTCGACCGGCAACCATTCCAAGGTGGTGCCGATCACCCGCATCGAGGATCGCAATCTGCAACCCGGGCCGGTGGCCAAGAAAGCGCGCGAGCTCTATTGGGATTGGGCGCATTCGAAATCGGCCGGCTGA